In Paenibacillus protaetiae, the genomic stretch CGTCCCCCGCTGAACGATTCGGCCGTTATCCAGCACGATAATTTCATCGGCATGGCGGAGCGAGGAAATGCGGTGCGCAATAATAAAGGTTGTGCGTCCAGCCATCAGCTCCTTAAAGCCGGCTTGAATCTCATGCTCCGTTTCCATATCGACAGCGCTTGTCGCATCATCCAGAATGAGAATGCGGGGGTTCCGGATCAGCGCCCGCGCAATGGCAATCCGCTGTTTTTGCCCGCCGGACAAACCAAGTCCGCGTTCCCCTACAACGGTGTCGTAGCCTAATGGAAGCTCCATTATAAAATCATGCGCTTTCGCCAGTTTTGCCGCATATTCGATTTGCTCCTGCGTGACATCTTTTACCCCGTAAGCGATGTTGTTGCGGATCGAAGAGGAGAAAAGGAATGTTTCCTGGAACACCGGCGCGATCTGGCTGCGCAAATGCTGTACATCCATTTCTTGAATATGAATGCCGTCCAGCGTTATGCGTCCGTTCTTGACATTATAAGCATGCATAAGCAGCTGAATAATTGTTGATTTGCCTGAACCTGTAGCGCCCAGCAAACCGATGACCGATCCTGCGGGAGCATCAATGTTAATGTCAATCAGAGCAGGCTGTTTATCCGGATAGTTGAACGTGACATGCTCAAAGCGTACATGCCCTTTTATCATTTGCTCGTCAACTACGACCGGATGCTCGGTATTGCGGACGTCGACATGCTCGTTCAGCAGCTGCAGCACCCGCTCGCCGGAAGCTTTCGACTGCGTGTAGTTGTTAATTTGGAAGCCCATATTCCACATCGGTCCGATAATGTAGCCAATCATGCTGAAGAATGCTACAAATTCGCCAAGCTTCAAATTTTCTTGAATAACCAGGTATCCGCCGAACGCCAGCAGGATGACCATGCTTAAGTTTGCGAGCAGCTCCATGACCGGGAAAAACTTGGCCCATAATAAGGCGGCTCCGACCTGATTCTCTTTATATTCCTCATTCCGCTTGGAAAACTTGTTCACTTCATGCGGCTCGCGGGCAAACGATTTCACCGTTCGTACACCGGTAATATTTTCCTGCACAGCTGTCGTCAAATGGCTCATAGCGAGACGCATTTGGCGAAATGCCGGATGAATGTTTTTCTCAAACCGGACGGCCGTCAGTGCAAGGAACGGCATCGTGACGAGCGTTACCAGCGTAAGCTGCCAGCTGATGGAAAACATCATAGCCGCGCCGAATATAACCATCAGGAACATATTTAAAATTTGCGCAAAACCAAAGCCGATAAAGTTGCGAATGGCTTCCAGATCGGCGGTCAGCCGCGACATCAAATCACCGGTTTTGGCTTTATCATAATAAGAGTATGAAAGCGTCTGCAATTTGTCATAGGAAGCATTCCGCAAACGGTAGGCGACCCGGTTGCCTAACCTTCCGCCAAAAAAACCGTGAAAAAACTGCAAAGTCGCTTTAACCGCAACAACGCCAACTACGGTTAATGCCAAAGCGGGAACTTTGTCAAAATCGCGTGGTTTAATGACATCGTCAATCAAAATGCGCAGCAGATTCGGATAGAC encodes the following:
- a CDS encoding ABC transporter ATP-binding protein — encoded protein: MEVFRQLKDFYWVERKYMITSIVCLMCATALGLVYPNLLRILIDDVIKPRDFDKVPALALTVVGVVAVKATLQFFHGFFGGRLGNRVAYRLRNASYDKLQTLSYSYYDKAKTGDLMSRLTADLEAIRNFIGFGFAQILNMFLMVIFGAAMMFSISWQLTLVTLVTMPFLALTAVRFEKNIHPAFRQMRLAMSHLTTAVQENITGVRTVKSFAREPHEVNKFSKRNEEYKENQVGAALLWAKFFPVMELLANLSMVILLAFGGYLVIQENLKLGEFVAFFSMIGYIIGPMWNMGFQINNYTQSKASGERVLQLLNEHVDVRNTEHPVVVDEQMIKGHVRFEHVTFNYPDKQPALIDINIDAPAGSVIGLLGATGSGKSTIIQLLMHAYNVKNGRITLDGIHIQEMDVQHLRSQIAPVFQETFLFSSSIRNNIAYGVKDVTQEQIEYAAKLAKAHDFIMELPLGYDTVVGERGLGLSGGQKQRIAIARALIRNPRILILDDATSAVDMETEHEIQAGFKELMAGRTTFIIAHRISSLRHADEIIVLDNGRIVQRGTHDQLIRSSGPYRDTYNIQYADRPQAETDEASFELKRSVSR